The Capsicum annuum cultivar UCD-10X-F1 chromosome 1, UCD10Xv1.1, whole genome shotgun sequence sequence tcatagACAATAGCAAATGAAATGAAGATCAAAAAcacaaatcataaaattaaataaaaaatctaacCTTTCCAACAGTATCTGCTATTCGATCAATACACGGCTCCGGAAAAGGAGTTCCATTATCCCATATAAGTTCATCATTCACTTGAagctacaaaataaataaataaataaataaaattaaaacaaaattagggtttacaaatcaaatttttttaaaattaaaaataaaaaggtataagtactgtatataatatatttatactaTATGCATTTACCGGCTTATCAGGTACAATGTGTTTGCCGACGGGAAGGCCCATGCCGGCGCGTGTTCGAAGAGAAGATGCGACGGCGCGTGAAACGACGCCGTTACCTCCCATGATGCGTGTAGCTGCATTGCTTAATCTTCCGGCCATTTTTCGATGATCGGAAATTGTTCGCTTATCGCCGATGGTTTTTTCGTAATTCAACGATTTGTGATTCAGCTCACTTTTTGTTTTTTCCCTAGTAGAGATTTGTGATTCGGGTAATGAACTCAAACgttatctattttatgttttgatcCTTGTTTTAGTGTGAGTTGCAGAAACGGAACCAAAGTTTACTAGTTTACAAATACGTCCCTCTAAAGATGGAAATGTTGGAAAAGAAATGTACCTCCATATATATAATAGAGtaaagaagtttgcataaaattatgtcaagtggcatattgagaacaATCACTTGATATTTTGGCAACAAAAATCTGTTTTCTTggtaacaaaatttatttaactgattaattatttattttatatatagatttttaaattttcatatctattttcatattgtggtaaaaaatattgaatgaccactattatttatttttattctattatatcatattttcatattgtgataaaaataattataattgactcctatgaatgaacactattataattatttttatatttcaactctttatatataataaagcaaaatgtttgatgaatatttttgtttatttttattctattatttcatattgtgattaaaaaaattagaattgattactaatactaataatgaacactattataattatttatatatttcacatctatatatataataaagcagagaagtttgcataaaattatgtCAAGTGCCATTTTGAGAACTATTCACTTAATAttttggcaacaaaaatctattttcttggcaacaaaatttattttactgattaattatttattttatatatagatttttaaattttcatatctattttcatattgtggtaaaaatattgaatgaacactatcatttatttttattctattatatcatattttcatattgtgataaaaataattataattgactcctatgaatgaatactattataattatttatatatttcaactctttatacataataaagcaaaatgtttgatgaatacttttgtttatttttattctattatttcatattgtgattaaaaaaattagaattgattactaatactaataatgaacactattataattatttatatatttcacatctatatatataataaagcggagaagtttgcataaaattatgtCAAGTGCCATTTTGAGAACTATTCACTTAATAttttggcaacaaaaatctattttcttggcaacaaaatttattttactgattaattatttattttatatatagatttttaaattttcatatctattttcatattgtggtaaaaatattgaatgaacactattatttatttttattctattatatcatattttcatattgtgataaaaataattataattgactcctatgaatgaatactattataattatttatatatttcaactctttatacataataaagcaaaatgtttgatgaatacttttgtttatttttattctattatttcatattgtgataaaaaaaaataattagaattgacTCCTATTTAtgaacactattataattatttatatatttcacgTTGTGGTAAAAAATAGTTAAGTTTGACTTCTATTTAATTAGTATATAgattatttcataaatatgtaaaaatttaaaaaatctatatatataataaagcaaagaaatttgcataaaattatgtcaagtggcatattgagaactagtcACTTGATAttttggcaacaaaaatctattttcttggcaacaaaatttattttactgattaattatttattttatatatagatttttaaattttcatatctattttcatattgtggtaaaaaaatattgaataaacacttatttatttttattatattatattatatttttctattgtgataaaaataattataactgactcctatgaatgaacactattataattatttatatatttgaactctttatatataataaagcaaaatatttgatgaatacttttgtttatttttattctattatttcacattgtgataaaaaaaaataattagaattgactcttattaatgaacactattataattatttatatatttcacgTTGTGGTAAAAAATAGTTAAGTTTGACTTCTATTTAATTAGTATATAgattatttcataaatatgtaaaaattcGACATAAAAATTTCGTCAATTGCTCCTAATTCCACTGTCATTAGGAGTAATTTCACAATTTGTATTCTATATATTCCAATCAAGTTATAGGGGTAATTCCACAGTCTGTATTCTAATTTTCAAGTATATATTTCAATCAATCAAGTGATTTAAGAAGATCATCTGTCAATTACTCCTAATTCCACTATCATTAGGAGTAATTCCATAATTTGTTTTCcaaatatatattccaatcaaGCTATAGGAGTAATTCATCAATCTGTATTCCAGTTTCCAAATATATATTGCAATCAAACGATACTCCTAATTTCACAATTTGtattccaattttcaaatatatatttcaatcaaTCAAGTGATTTAACAAGATCATACAAATGGTAGATGGACATGGTAAGTGAATTGTAAATTTCCTTACTCCCATAGATAAAAAGTAGATGGCTATGCTAAGTGAAtcgtatatatattaaatcaaacCTTTACACTGCCAATCATTACCATATATGGCTATGGTAAGTGctactaaattataatataactaATCATGAGGCAATAATTTTATATGGAAAAGTAATATATTTTCATCATATATTCTGATCATAGTTGATtctaactaattttataaaaaaaatcatataattataaaagaaaatgcatagttaacataattattattagttaagatGAGTGTCATCTTGAGAACTAACTATTTGAAATCttataacaaaaaactatcatttcataacaaaaaactattttgtttattatttaaatattaaatattatttcatattgtggtaaaaaaataattaaaattcatttcTATTAGaagaaaactattatgatttaatattatttcgtttaatttatttcatattgtggtaaaaatatggtaaaaaacAATTAACATTAATTTCTATTAGATGAAAACttttatgattattcaattatttcatatatatatatcatttggtatctGTTTGGAAAATCGTTATTACTTgaaataaacacaaaattcaattactttcacttctaattaaaaaaataacaaagggACAGGGATAAAAATAGCCCAAGTGACATCTTGAGAACTAGCCAGTAACTAAGTTTGACTAATATTGAATGAAAACTACCATTACGGAAAGAGAGATAATTATgtaatcaattaaatataaaaaattacaggAGATGTAGTgcacaaaaatagaaaactttTAGTATTTACTTTTCATCAATTCTATATTAATCAGAATTAAAGCATAATCTTTACATTTAAACGATTTATACTTGAGTTGTAGGTTAAGAATTATAAATtgctaataaaattattaatgcgtattaattttcttttatagataGACTTTTTTCAACATGTTAGGTCATTCTATAAAACATTTACTATATTGTGTATAatattatcataaaataataatttattttcatgaaatctCTTTTTTTCCCATatgaatgaattttaaaaaaaatataaaagcaaacGATTTATAGTAAATTTCAATCAACATcgattatttccttttttagctagaaatatttttgttaattctacCTAAACAatttattactaatttattgcTCAAAAATGGTAAATTGCTTACAGATTATAATCTCAATTAATTCTCTTCCATGCAGGGACTTTTTTTCACAAATAAACAAACTTATTCATTTAAATCACAGCCTTTTGCATGACcaaattatttgatcaattttattttttttactttgtttagatttttaagtaaatattaatatgaaaaagttatttcatatttaaatTATCACATTAATTATATGAAAGTTATTAATTGATTAGCAGTCAAGCAACATACATGGTAAAATAATATTGCAATTAAGAGTCATTTCTATATAAAAATCtctatgtaaaatattatatatatgtgaatTCTAACTCCACAATATCAATCTATGAGATTATCTGAAGAAGAAAGCATAGAAACAAGAACTCGCTCGACTAAGGAGGATGTTTTATTCATCTCTTAGTGTATTTCcacagaagaaagaaaaaaccaTTGTTATGTACACATACGGTTCGATAGAGAATTAGTTTTGAACTTCTCAGTTATTTTTCTTTGAACACTATTCACTCACATACTCACTATCATATTCTATAatgatttaattattgtaatatagTTTCTTCtgcaatttgtaaaaaaaaacaaaaactgatGCTAATTGCTTGAGGATATgtcttttgttttttaatttatttttgagtaGTTGATGATTTCTAGATTATGAACCcaactaattttattttcttatttagtcttgctatgtttttttttatcttccaaTTAATAGTTGTATTCTCTTTCCTGTATTTTTCATTTCTTCGATTTTGTTtacatttttgaaatttttattattgatgtgATTATTCATTAAACTTAATTGATACTGCTTTCTTTTTCTATATAGTTTTTAGAAGAAATTAATATACAAAAACCTAACAGAATTGCAAATTATTGAGTGTCATTTTGAGAAAAGGTGAATTTTCTACTTGATTTTAAATGAGGTTCTGAATACGTGTGTATGTGTGTGCGTGTGTATATATTGGTGAACtatttatatatacatctatatacataataaagTTGTATAGTCTAACCTAAATTTAAATCAAGTGGCATCTTGAGAACTATTTTCTCAAAttcttacaataaaaaataatcattttataacaaaaaactattttattgattatttaaatatttaatattatttcttatttcatattttggtaaaaaaaaaataactaatatttatttctattagaTGGAAGCTATTATGATTTGATactatttcatttaatattatttcatattgtggttaaaaataattaaattttatt is a genomic window containing:
- the LOC107867479 gene encoding NADH dehydrogenase [ubiquinone] 1 beta subcomplex subunit 8, mitochondrial, with the protein product MAGRLSNAATRIMGGNGVVSRAVASSLRTRAGMGLPVGKHIVPDKPLQVNDELIWDNGTPFPEPCIDRIADTVGKYEALAWLCGGLSCFAGIGLLAVWNDKASKIPFTPKVYPYDNLRVELGGEP